The Seriola aureovittata isolate HTS-2021-v1 ecotype China chromosome 3, ASM2101889v1, whole genome shotgun sequence genome includes a region encoding these proteins:
- the smim14 gene encoding small integral membrane protein 14 has protein sequence MAEGGFDPCECICTQEYAMRRLINLLRQSQSYCTDTECPQELPGPSGQVGGGGDLTLPMVLMGWVVVALVLFLLRPSSLRGPRPTGKPTGPHNSDGREPPAPPVD, from the exons ATGGCAGAGGGAGGCTTTGACCCTTGTGAGTGCATCTGCACCCAAGAGTATGCTATGAGGCGCCTCATCAACCTG CTGAGGCAATCTCAGTCCTACTGCACAGATACAGAGTGCCCTCAAGAAT TGCCAGGTCCCAGCGGGCAAGTGGGCGGAGGAGGTGATCTGACCCTTCCCATGGTTCTGATGGGATGGGTGGTGGTGGCTCTGGTCCTGTTCCTGCTGCGCCCCTCCAGTCTCAGGGGTCCCCGTCCCACAGGCAAACCCACTGGACCCCACAAT AGCGATGGAAGAGAGCCCCCAGCACCTCCTGTTGACTAG